A single region of the Salarchaeum japonicum genome encodes:
- a CDS encoding SDR family NAD(P)-dependent oxidoreductase, translating to MVSRFSVAGDTAIVTGASSGIGRAIAERFAADGANVVVCSREQENVDPVSDHINDGDYEGTALAVECDVTDRDAVDALVQATVEEFGSVDVLVNNAGASFMAPFEDISENGWKTIVDINLTGTYHCTQAAGEHMRENGGGRVVNLASVAGQRGSPMMSHYGAAKAGVINLTKTLSYEWSGDDVRVNCIAPGFVATPGVESQMGVSADNIERDDVQRRIGTSEEIADLAQFLASPASSYIVGETVTAAGVPRIEESPEI from the coding sequence ATGGTAAGCAGATTCAGCGTGGCGGGCGACACCGCCATCGTCACCGGCGCGTCCTCCGGCATCGGTCGAGCAATCGCGGAACGGTTCGCCGCCGACGGCGCGAACGTCGTCGTCTGCTCGCGTGAACAGGAGAACGTCGACCCCGTCAGCGACCACATCAACGACGGCGACTACGAGGGAACCGCCCTCGCCGTCGAGTGCGACGTGACCGACCGGGACGCCGTGGACGCGCTCGTGCAGGCGACCGTCGAGGAGTTCGGGTCGGTGGACGTGCTCGTGAACAACGCGGGCGCGTCCTTCATGGCTCCCTTCGAGGACATCAGCGAGAACGGCTGGAAGACGATTGTGGACATCAACCTCACCGGCACCTATCACTGCACGCAGGCCGCCGGCGAGCACATGCGGGAGAACGGCGGCGGGCGCGTCGTGAACCTCGCGTCCGTCGCGGGCCAGCGCGGTAGCCCGATGATGAGTCACTACGGCGCGGCCAAAGCGGGCGTCATCAACCTCACCAAGACGCTGTCCTACGAGTGGTCGGGCGACGACGTTCGCGTGAACTGCATCGCGCCCGGGTTCGTCGCGACGCCCGGCGTCGAGTCCCAGATGGGCGTCAGCGCGGACAACATCGAGCGCGACGACGTGCAGCGACGCATCGGCACGAGCGAGGAAATCGCCGACCTCGCGCAGTTCCTCGCCAGCCCCGCGTCCTCGTACATCGTCGGTGAGACGGTGACCGCGGCGGGCGTCCCGCGCATCGAGGAGTCCCCCGAAATCTGA